CGTGCCCATGTGGCTGCTTGCCTTGTGCCCTGGGTTCACATCACCTTGAGGAGACACTGAAACCCAGGAGTGATGGGGGTTGGGGAAGGTGTACTAGAGCGCGGGAACGGCTGCCACCCTGTGGGGACACGGCTCAGACAGCAAATCCCTCCCTCTCCAGGGCTGTCCTGTCAGAAGCCGGGGGTAACAGTCCAAAACTAAAGCATAAACCGGGGagaaaggggggaggggggaaatgtGGCATCTGATTGCCTGAGCCCTTGCAGAGAGACCTGAGTGAGCACTGTGCACCTTCTCCCAAAAGGATGAGGAGAATCCTCCTTATTCCCCTGGCAAAAGGGATGACAAGAGAGCCGTGGCTCAAGATGCTCAGGGACTGCTTCCCAGATGGTGGCATGCAGGTCAGATCCTGCCAGCCCTTGCTCCCAGCTTTTTGTCAGAGGAAAAGGGATCATGTCAGAGGTGATATGCCCTGTCCAAGTCATGCAATGCCAAGAAGGGGAAGGGGGCAGGTCCAGcaacaggggctgctgctgttctccaCCCCACATTGCTGCCCCCCCAACTGGGTCATCACGGCCTGTAGGAGAAGGGAGAGTTGCCCAGAATGAATGTCCCTGGACCACTCTCTGATGCGGCACCCTCTGGATCCTCAGGTTAACACTTGAATGATTTCTCTTGAGGGGAAGCTAATATTCTGCTTTGCTGTAGGTAAGCAAGTTTAGCACCCTGAATGGAAATGGCCAGCAGGTAATAAAAAACACCAGACAGTAAGGATGAATAGTCAGCCTGAGAAGTAATCCCTTGGTTACAGGCCACCCTACACCAGGCCTGCCCGGGTGTTTGAAGGTGCCATCAGTGCCTGTGAGCAGAGTCCTCTGTTGCCTCTCTCTCCGTTATAAAAATCAACTGATTTTCTGACCAATAAAGGTTTAAAGAAATTTTACTAATGCTTGAAAGAGCATATAAACAGGTGAATTTGTGTAGAAAGCTGTGGTGAAGCGCTTCTTTGTTAATCCATGATCAAAGAGCATGAATGACGAGACTTTATTGAAATGAAAGTTAATTTCAGCAAAGGGAAACAATATTTTTTGCACAGTCGAGTCCATAGAAGAGGAGGGATATCCCCGAGTGATGTGACTAGGCTTTGGGCTGAAAAACGTGAAAAATTTTGAGTGACATAGGCACACCAGTAAGCAGAGAAACATTATTGCCCACGCTCAAGTTCTGTGGGTGGACAAGCCCCTTGGGTCACAGAGGCTCTGGGCCTAGGAATAGGCAGAGAAGCCTTCAGTGACATGTTCCCCCTCCTACACAAACCACCACCAGCTGCTCAGGGTGTCCTTGCATGAAAGCTTTTAGCAACCACTCATGCTTTTAATCAGCTGATGGATTACAAAGGGCTTTAAAACCAGCCCAACTCAAAGGAGTGAGACAATCAAGGCCTGGTGTCCCCAGGATTTGCCCCTAAAGCAAGGGGCTGCATGGGTCCTTCCCTACCCCCTCTGTACTGCTCCTGGCTTGCTCCAAACCTGTCCTCATTTCCTACCATTAACACTTTCTGCCATCCAGGTAGAAAAAAAGGAGACCCGAAGCCAGTTTGAATGTAATTTTAtgggacagacagacacacgTACTGCTCAGACATCTGTAGGTAATGTCTGCACATGGATCACGCTCCCTAATTTTACACCTCTCAGACATTTGAATGGGGGCTAAATGTTTAGGGCTAAGTTTTGGTGTGTTTTATTTCCTGGTGTAACTCAGTTTGTGCCAGGAGGGAGAGAGATACCAGCACAGAGCAATGAGGCACTGAGACTCTGGTGGAGAAATgcctctgaggagaaaaggaataGAGGACAGGGGCCTGTTAGCACCAGGCAAAGCAGTGAGAGGCAGCTTCTGTTCAAATGCCCTTTCCCTGCCAGCAGTAATGGCTCCCTCCTGGTACCAAATTGCCTTTTCCCCAAATACACTTATTCATGCCTTTCCCCTGGAGATGCAAATGCAACAGGCTGCACATTTATGGTAGAAAGCTTTGAGATTGCCCAATAATTAATTGGTGCAGAATAGTTTTTAAATAGTGTCAGATGCCGAGGGGATTCCTTGCTTTCTAATTACCAGACTGTAAGctccctcttttccctctcaCTCCTGTTTCTGTGGTATGTCCCTTCTCCTGCAGCCTTGACCCCTCTACCTGGCTCTCCCCTGGCCACCCTGTCCAGGGCACACATTGCTTCTGACTCCCAGCCCTCCCTGGGTTTGGGGATAGATGTGGTGGgaaaaaagcactttttaatTTGAAGCAGACCCAGAGCTTCTGTGTTTACGGCTCATGTCAATATTTAAAGCCATAacatgagagggaaaaaaaaaatccctacatatattttctcctttttttcacaGCTAATCAACAGCAAAGGAGAGGAGGTTGGTGGACTCATCTCATTGGCAGAGCAAACAGTCTTTCTCCAGCTGTCGTCACCTACCAGTGAGGTCACAGTCCTGTGCTCTTTCCTTGGAAGGATGTGCTTGTTTTATTGTTGCTCTGCCTTGTTTTGTAAGCATGATCTGAGAGCACACACAATATATGTTGAGATAAACTTGTGCCTGCTCCCAGCAAAGCAGTGACCTTCCCTACCTGAGAGTCAAGGTGCACCTCAGAAGCTCCACCTCATGTTGCAGGTCTTGGATGTGGAGACATCTACTGAGAGGAAAAGCACTCCATATCCAAGCTGATTTTACCATGGGGTTAGCTATGAGGATACAAGGTTATCAGTGATGCTATGCTTTTCCTAAACACCCTGGACTTCCATCTGCATGGAAAGATATCTGAGTCAAGCACAAGTGCTGAAACCTTCAGCCTTGAGTGCTCACATCCATGCAGGTGCAGGAGTCATGAATTTCAGGTGTGGCTATTGCAGGGAGAGCTAGTACCTATGCCGCCCTGGCCCTGCTGTCAAACAGCTTTAATCAtccatttcagatgaaagtCTTCACATCACGCCGCACAAATGAGATCCCCATTGCTGTCTTTACTGACAAAATTAAATGGCGTGGTTGTTGGACTattgaattatcttctttctggagttggtttggggttttttttattcttttgttttggttgcaTGAAGGAGAACAGGAATGTGGTTAAGAAAGTGCAAACCATCTTCACAAAACGTACTTCCGGCAGTGGAAAGTGTGTCCTGCAAGCAGTGTTAGGCACCACGCTAACCCTTCAACTTCAACAGCCTTAGAAAGGAACAAATGAACTCCCCAAAGCCAATTGCATGTTTCCTATAACTCTTTATTGACCGCCACTGACCACATTCTCAGGTTGAGTGCCAGATACCAGTGGAAGAGGTGGAGCTACCTTAGAATTACAGCGAGAGTAAGGGAGACAATGTGTTACACAcaggctggggagagctggCTGGGGATGAGAAACCTCTGCGCAGCAGTGAGCCTTCCTCTCTCCCCTAAGGGCCTACTAAGACAGTGGAAATATGTGCTTGTCCTCATGTCGGTTGTCCCAAAGGGAAATGACAAGGTAGTGGTGTGAACAGATACACTTAAACGCTttgctgaaaaaagaaatggatgCTGCATCCCTCAAAGGTGAGATGTTCTTTCTCCTGTGGTTGCAAAGAACTCGTGGCACGTTCATCGCACGTACGCAGGATCTCAGCTTGTGGGGCTTGGCTCTATCGTTGATTGGTTTTTATAAGAGTAACCAGTTTAACTCTGCGTGGGGTAGAGCAAGTCTGCAGGgcttttcccctgctccaagcCTCGCCCCAAGACTTGGTGCACCGAGAGCCAGCGTTACTCATGCACTGCCTCCTACCTGATGGTGGTTGTGGACTACAGCACTGGATGAAGACCCTCTCAGCAAGTACAGTGGCGTGGCAGCACACACCACCCACACCATCCCCATAGCACGGCTCGCAGGTTTAAGCTTCAAAGTCCACCAGCCACTCACCCAGTCTCTCGTCTCATCCAAGGGAAAGGGGGGGGTAGGGTGGGGTGGAggtaaataaaagaaacaaaggtgGGAGAGGGGGAACCATCAAAATAAACCCCTCTAGGTATTCACTGGTATCTATGCACTGGCTCTGGGAATGAGACCCACAGACAGTGGCAGCCTGTGTCACGCAGTGGTAGGCAGGCTTAGGAGGAAGGCGCGGAGGTGGGTTTCTCCTCCCGGGACACAGGGATAGGCCTCTCGCTGTGGCTGGCATCCAtgttggaggggaccttgggGCCTGAGAAGGTCAGCATGCCATCGTTGGACAGGGAGCATGTGATGGCAGCCTGGTCCACATTGGCAGGCAGGCGGTACCGGCGGTGAAATTCACGGGAGATGTAGCCATGGTCGTCCTGAGAGGCAGTGGGGAAAGGGGACAAGGCCCATCAGAAACCCTCCGGCACCGTGCCATCCCTCCCTCCACTTGACCCCTCCATTGGAGGAGATCTCCACATTCACCCCGGTTCAGTGTGATATCACCAACCGCATCCCTGCTCTTTATTCTACGGTACAGATTTGTAGGGGCAGGCGTGTGCCCATGGTACCCCTGAAGCCACGAGAACTGATCAGAGCAGCAGGATGTGATTTTGGCCATAATGTAGGTTGGGATCTGATTTAGATGAGCCCTGATTTAGATGAGCATCTGATTTCAAAGGATGCTTGGAGAGAAAGTCTGGGGTTCTGCAAAGGTAAAAGCAATGCGTGCATCTATGCCTGCGTCAGCCAAAATACATAATCCTGGCTCTTATTTTTTGGGCCAAAAGAATaagaaatgcaatttttttaaaagtcatctgtgaaaacagctgctctcttcctctggaaaaaaaatagctgtatTAAAAACTACACACTCTTTCCAGGCTAGAGCTTTGTCTGGTCGGAAAAAAAGTCTATGAGAAGAATTAAACCTCTGCTGGCATAATTCACTTTTCGACCCTCACAGATATTTCCATGACATATGTGTTAAAAGTTTCCAAGCCTGAGGCAGAcagttgatttttcttttgttttgtttgctcttgcttttctctcccaGATCAGAGTATGAAAACTTTGTTTTCACTAACGATCCTGGCTTATGAAAACTCAGCCATGCTTCGTCAGTGCCAGATGATGTTCTTTGTCTGGCCCAGTGTTATTATTGAACAATGGATATCATCATCTGACGGTTATGGAAGATGATgattgaaaataaacaaaagaggaGTGGATTAGCTCCTTATTGTCACATATCAGGTTGGGACTAAGGGAATAGGCCATGCCAATAATGACAATCGATAAATAACTCCTTCTGATAGatctttgtctttttcctccagctgaccattggaaagaaagaaaacagagttcaATCCCCTAGATGCTCCACCATCACCATCACTTCCACTTACCTGTCTTTCACTGTGCTTGCCATGGATTTCCACAAAGTCATCAATAATCTTCACACTCAGGTCTTCTGGAGAGAAGTGTTTTACATCCAGCATGATTGTAAACTTGTCCCGATCAGACCTCACCTGAAAAGAACAGCACTAGACAGTTAGATCTGAGCTCTAAGCAGGGAGGCAGCACCAACATCATGGGAGCTTAACAGGCAGGGTAGGGGTGAACTGGTGGTAGCACAGTTTCTCCTCCTTTAACTACAGGCCTCAGCTGTGGCTCTCTTCTCATTACAGGGACCCTGGGAGGCCTCATTGGGCATCTGTGCCATGactgctgctctggggagagGTGTCATCACTTCTTATTGCTATTCTTGTGCCAGGGACCCTTCTGCACTCAGCGATCAGCCAGATGCACTGGGCATTTATATTCAGCAGTGAGAGGGGATGGAAACCAGTGTAATATTCTCTGATGGCACACATTTTGTCCTTTCAGCCATTTATGGTTTCCTTGCAGTCTTAGCTCTGGGAGGAAACCAGTAAGGGAGGACTAAAGCAAGCACCGGACCCCAAGCTTCGGACCACAGTCCCCAAGGCTATTCACTCCTCATACACGCTGCCTTCAGAGAATTGCTCCTGGGTCCTCCAGTGTGGGCTTGCAAAACACACTGAGCACCTGAGGCAGAGGAGGGTGCTGGAGGAAGCTCCCACTCACTGAGGTCTTCTCCCATGCTGAGTTGCCCTTACAAGTGCTTACTCCAGGAGCAGCCTAGCTCTCGCCTCGCCAGACAGCCAGTGGGTGCAAGGGCAGCAAAGGAAGAATTTTATGtgttagaaaaaaatgtcaggggccaaaatgttttttgtttcatgAAGGGAAGATTTCTCCCCAGAAAGAGTTTCCCTCCATGGCAAAGAAGGGCCTGGCAGGCTGTGCTTGTCAGTGAGCTGGAGGTCCTCCTTGCCTCCTTGCACTCCAGCACGGGGCTATAGCCACTGGCCCCTGCCGGTGAGCCACAGATTGGAGCAGGGGAGCAGGTGGAGGCAtaaggagggagagaaaggaaaaggagaggaagcCAAAGGGCCCTTACCTCTGAAATGCCTGACTCCAGTACGCTGCGGAAGAGAGACTGCCTGTAGTAGGGGCTGATAGTTGAAGAGAACAAAGGCAGGAGATCATACTCAAGGAGACCTTCTCCGAAAAACTGGTCGAACAAACGGCTTGGAATGAGGGGTCCCAGAGCACGCTTGAACCAGGGGTGCTGGATGGTAATGTCCATGTTTGCTGCTGCGACCTGTGGCTGCGAGGGGAGAGCGGTGGGGGcagtgcagctgctggggagacaGCGATGCCTTGGCTGGAGTGCGCAGTGCAGCCTCAGGGAAGCTCCCCCTATATATACCAGTCTCGCAGAATGAAGGCATTAGCGGGATTTCGCTGGAAAGACATGATCTCATGATGGAGGCAACATGGTCAGCAGAAATGCAGAGACTGAACTGGAAACGACAGTCTGGTTGGAATCAGTGCCAGATTTCCTGGAGGGACAATGCCAGGCAGTAGGCTGTGAGACACAGGGTGCCCAGGGGTACTGGCAGGTCCTCTGTGGGATCAAGCAGGCTAAATAGGACACCTCAGTGGGTGCCTCAAGGATGCTTGTGAAGGAGGTCTGCTCTGTGGGACTTTGTAACTCATTCATGGCTTAtggtttatttgcatttttttctgtccctcCTTGAAAAAGAGACACAATATCTCTTCCaaataaatgaaacagttttcttccaGGCAACGAAAAGAGTGTGATTCAGGTTGAAACAGGGAAGCTTTTTCTGTGACATGCTATAAAGCACTTGAGAGGGGCCTGGCAACACTGGAGTAGGGATCCTGGCAGGTAAGCGAGAGTAATGCACAATGCAGAGCACAAACAAATTGACGAAACAAAAACTTTCAAGAAACAAATGCTTTGccaaaataaagaaggaaaaacaagtttGGTCACTGACTGTAATGAGG
Above is a window of Colius striatus isolate bColStr4 chromosome 1, bColStr4.1.hap1, whole genome shotgun sequence DNA encoding:
- the CRYAA gene encoding alpha-crystallin A chain — encoded protein: MDITIQHPWFKRALGPLIPSRLFDQFFGEGLLEYDLLPLFSSTISPYYRQSLFRSVLESGISEVRSDRDKFTIMLDVKHFSPEDLSVKIIDDFVEIHGKHSERQDDHGYISREFHRRYRLPANVDQAAITCSLSNDGMLTFSGPKVPSNMDASHSERPIPVSREEKPTSAPSS